The genomic DNA ACATATAGCTTTCCGGGTCATTTGCATTGCGATTAACAAGCAAAGCGTCAGTCGGCCAACCCATTTCTGCAGTTCGTTTGAATCCCTGTTTCAAACGACGAATGTCGTAGATACGACCAAATTCGCCCCAAAGTTCGATACGACGCTGTATAATGATTTCTTCCAATAATGAACCTGTATAATCAGAAGTCAATTTTCCCATAGATGTACCGGACTTTTGAGCACAGCTGTAAGACGCGTCACGCTTACTCATCAAATCCATTAAGTATTCGCGTGCACCAGCATCATTTCCTAAACGACATTCTGCTTCAGCAGCAATCAGGTACATTTCTTCTATACGCATCCAAACATAATCTCCCATCCAAGTTTGGATATCGGAAAACTTAAATTTTTCCTGCTGATAACCACCATCTTTATTGTTGGCATCTTTCGGGTTCCACCAGACCAACCGTTCGTCTTCCGTTCCCATTTTTCCATACAAATCTTTGTTGATCTGTTTGCGGGCTTTTGCTCCGTATTTATCGGCATCTGCATCCATGTGTGTGAACAAACCTGCATACATACCGCTTTGGTCAGATATGATTTCTGCCCCCCACATAACATTTGGTGCGCTTACGCTGTTCAAACCTTTAAATTCTGAAACTTTTGCAATCGTGCATTTGCTTACTGCAATAGCTTCTTCCGATGATTTTTTAGCGGTAGCCCAGTCTTCCATCACTAATGCGATACGAGCCTGCAAGCCTAATGCTGTGGCATAGTCGATATGTGAAATGTGTTTGCGGGTTGTACCGTTTAACCGTTCGACAGCTTTATTGATGTCATTCATAATCTGAGCATATGTCTCTTGCACTGTAGAACGTGGTTTTCCTTCTGTACCGGCGACTGTCGGCTCGACATATATAGGGCAACAAGGTTCACCCTCATGTCCTTTATAGGTCCGGGCAAAACTTTGCGCTAACATGAAATAGGAGTAAGCCCGTATTGCATAGGCCTGCCCCATGATATAGTTGACTTCCGTTTCTGTCCCTGCCATAGTTTCCTCTGCATCAAGTATATAATTAGCATTGGAAATCCAAGTATAATAGCAATTCCATAAATCATATGAGCGCCAAGTAGTAGCAGTATATCTGCTTTTTACGTTATATAAGCAATCATACCAGAACCAGCCGCTGCCCATTGCAGCCATGATCATATCTTCTCCCATCACATCGGCCATCAGATTGTAAGCACTGATACCGAAGCATTGGTGTGTATTATCTGTTGGAGACCATGCTGAATACATGGAACGGTAAAGACCGTTCAGTGGAACTAAAGCCGCATTGGCATTTGCTAATAGTCCGCTTCCGGACATTGAATCAGTCGGATTGGTATCAAGAGAACTTTCCAAGCATGACGATAGAGTCGTACAAGCCACCAGACCGACAATCATATATTTGAATATCTTTTTCATCTTGTATCTTATAAAATAATGATTTAACATTAGAAGTTAATTTCTACACCAAAAGAGTATGTTTTGTTTGGTGTATACGAATAATCGGTTTCACCCTTAAAATTGTATTGAGGGTCCATACCTTTCAAATGAGAAAATAACGCCAGGTTATCAATGGAACCGAATACACGGACATTTCCCAGTTTTGCTTTTCTCATCCAGTCTTTAGGCAAGGAATAGCCTAATGTGATATTTTTGATTGCAAAATAAGATGCATTGATTAAGAAACGATCTGTCGTTGTATAAGCACCGTTGATTTCCACACGAGGCACATCTGTAATATCGCCTGGTTTCTGCCAACGGCGTAGCTGATGTTTATTCCAGGTGTTCGTCGCATATTGGGCGTTCATGGAACCTGTATACAGACTGTCATATATTTTACCGCCAATCGAATAGGAGGTTAGGACTGACAAATCGAAGCCTTTGTAAGAAAAGTCTGTTCCAATACTTCCGTAAAGATCCGGAATACGGTTGCCTTGATAATATTTACTGGTTGATGCTTTTGAATAGTCATCGCTGATACGTTCGTTGATGATGTTTCCATTTTCATCCTTGTCGTATACCCAATAGAGTTGAGCGCCTGTAGCTGGATCTACTCCTGCTGATTTAGCCATATAGAACGTATTGATAGGCATGCCCTCTTTGATACTGTAAACTCCCTTGATGATTTCGGGTGCTGTATTAGTCAGCTTCAAGACTTTATTTTTTACAGTTGATCCCATCCAACTTATATTCCAGACGAAATCATCCGTTCTGATAGCAGTACCTCTTATTTCAAATTCGAAACCCGAGTTTCTCATGTCTCCGACATTGGCATTGTAGCCATTGAATCCGGTAGAAGTTGCCATCGGGTAACTTAACAACATATCGACAGTCTTACGATTGTAATATTCGGCATTGACGGATAGACGGCTTCCAAGGAAGGTCGCTTCGACACCAACATTCAAGTTTCCATTCTTTTCCCAAGACACTACCTGATTTTCCAATGAAGAAACCATACCTCCGATTTGGTTCGAATTCGGCCAATCTAAATCATACAAGCTTTGCCATAAGTAATAATTGCTTGTCTTATCTGAATTCAGGATATTATCATTACCTTGTTGTCCATAGCTTAATTTCAAAGACAGATTATCAATCCATTTAACATCTTCCATGAACGCTTCTTTGGAAATACGCCAGTTACCACCGATAGACCAGAATGTTCCCCAACGATGATCTTTATGAAAACGAGAAGATCCATCGGTACGCAAAGATGCAGAGAAATAATACTTTTCATCATAATTATAGTTGAAACGTCCTAACCACGATTCGATACGATATTTGTCCGTATAAGAATCGGCTGCATACAAAGTCGTTCCCGGACGCAGTTCAAGGATACCGTCTACCAGGTTTGTTTTTCCAGCCTTCAAATATTCGTGGCTGTAAGCATAAAATTCATGTCCAGCCAAAACATCAAAAGAATGTAATCCGAAAGAACGGTTCCATGACAACAGTTGGTTGAAAGTATAACTTTGCATGCGTGTGTTATATTTGGTCAATAAACCACCTGCTGTAGCCTGGTTTCCATGATACATATTCATATAGCTCATTCGTGATTGGTTGCGGTAATCAAGACCGAAATTCACATTCAGTTTAATTCCCTTGAAAACACCGAAATTATCTTTATCTGAACCAAAAGTCACTCCAGTGCGAAGGCTTGCCACATCATTCTTTTTATTTGATTTGTCGTCAGTCAAACCGCCGACTGGATTGTAATCCGTATAGCTTCCCGGACGTCCGTTTTCTCCATAATCCAATTGAGGTTTTCCATCTTCACCCAATACATTCTTTCCATCCAATCCCTTCACATAGACGGGAAATAACGGTGAAACGAACTGTGCTGAATACCATACATTTGATGTGGAAGATCCGTCATAGTCACTGTAATCCTGCACTGAATTAGACAAGGAGGCATTCATGTTGGCCTTAAACCAATCTGTAATATTAGAATTAACGTTTACACGAGCATTATAACGCTGAAAGCCTGTATTGATAAGAATGCCATCTTCATTCAGATAACCGAGAGAAAACATATATTTTGTTTTTTCAGAACCGCCGTTTACAGATAATTGGTGTTCTTGCCTGAATGCATTATCTCGTTGAACTGCATCCATCCATCGTTCATTCCAGGCTGAAACAGCATCAGCTTGTACCATTCCTGTTTCAGGATTGATCAAATTGTCCCATGTGTAATTCTTAAACGGGTTGTATAGTTCACCACCTAAATTGGCACTTAAACCGGCTCTTGCCATCTGTTGTGCTTGTTCCCATGAATAACCAGAGTTGAATACGTAACCATTACGAAGAGCTTCATAAGTTAATTGCACAAATTCTTTCTGATCGACCATATCATACGGTTGGATAGCACGTGATGCCCATCCTACAGTTGAACGCCATGTTACTTGAGCTTTTCCTTCTTTACCCTGTTTAGTTGTGATCATAACGACACCGTTCGCACCACGCGCACCATACAAAGCACCAGCAGAAGCGTCCTTCAATACAGTCATAGACTCGATATCAGACGGATTGATGGAACTTAAAGAACCATCGAAAGGAATACCATCGACAACATACAAAGGATCTTGTGATGCATTAATTGAACCATAACCACGGATTACAATGGAAGCATCTTCGCCAGGCTGTCCGGATCCTGAAGTTGTCAACAATCCTGTTGCCTGTCCTTCTAACCCTTTTGTTAAGTTCGTAATAGGACGGAGTTCTAATTTTTCATTACTGATCGTAGAGGCCGATCCCGTAAAAGAACTTTTTTTAGCGGTACCGTAAGCGACAACCATTACTTCGTCAAGCATCTGATTGTCCCCCTCCAATACTACATTTACTTTTGGCTTGATTCCAACCTCCTGAGACTTCATCCCCACGAAGGAAACTACCAGAGTCTTTGCAGAACTCAGTTAATGGTTATATTGTTGATTATTAAAGTGTTATTTGATTTATCTTTTAAATCATCATTCTCCTATAAAAGATAACATTCTAAATATAGAGCAAACTGATTTATTTGATTAACAATGTGTTAAAATGTTTAGTGAAAGTAGCAACCACATCCTTAACAGTTCTAAACTGTGCTGTAGTTCTACCTGTTTCCTCCTGATTTCTTGATGTAGATTAAACTATCTTGCAGGATTCTGATACACATTTTTAAGCCAATATTCAAAAGCCGGATCTTGGATTTCTATCGTATTGCCAGGCAATATATCGATCAAATCTTTTTCAAGTGTCGCTTTTTTCAAGTTTTTGATATTTGCTGAAGTTCCCAATTGATAGTGCTTCAAAATGTCTTTAGATGAGAAATTAACCACTCCATCGGCGACAGCTATCAAAAAGCTAATTTGACGGGAAGTCAAAGAATCTATTATATTGGTAAACAACAGGCTCAATTGACCGATCAAACTGTTGAACGCCTCATTGACAATAGCTTCCGAACACTCTTTTGATGTACGCAACCAAGTTTGCTGACTTAATTGCTGAGTATAATACGGATGGTTTTTCATTTTATCGGCAATCATACCAGATAATTCATCCGATATTTGCTTTCCGGTATCAGCAAACCGTTGGGAAATAAATGCAACCCAGTCTTTTCGTTCTATTTTTTGTAAGAATAAGATATCGCCAAATTTGTAAAAAGGCATACTGTAGTCATTGAAAATACTCAGTAACATATGACGTTTACTCCCATACAGGCAATAGCAAACAGATGTATGTGTCTGCCAATGAGCACGAAGTTTACGTTGAAAAGCAAGCGAATCTTCATATTCGTTGATATTTTGGAATTCATCAATGCAGACAATGATCTTTTTACCTTTATCTTTAGCGATCTGTTGTGGCAAATCTAATATCTCATCATAAGACAACCGGTTATCTTTAAAACCGATACCAAAAGATAATTCATAGCTCTGACTGCCTTCGGAAAGAGAAACAGTAGGTGCCATTCGGCTCAAATATTTTTTTACTCCTGCTACAAATTCCTCCCAAGCAGAGGTAGATACCCGCATTAAAGCATTAGCATAGGCCGTATAAAATTGTTCTTCCGTTCTACAATTAAAAATATCGACTTGACAGACCAGTGTATTCTTGTTCTCTTCTGATAAAAGTTTGGCACACTTATTTACCAAAGATGTTTTACCCCAGCGACGTGGAGATATAATAACGGTATTAATGAGATTCTTGAAGTTTTGTGTCAACAAAGCAACCTCATTTTTCCTGTCAGTAAAATTCAAGTCATCGGCAATACGTCCGTAAACAAATGGAGCCTCCATAGTATAATTTTTTATATCTAAACAAATGTAGCAACAATAGTTGGAAGGTGCAAATATGAAACTGGTTAATTTGAAATCGATTGATTTCAAATTAACCAGTTTCACGCACATTGACTAATAATAATGTAGGATATGGAGATACTTATATATAATAGTCACAAAAGAAAATAGGCTGTTATATAAGAATAACAGCCTATTTCTCATTTGAATATTATCCTGTTAGAAGTATCCTTCATTTTGTTTGATATTGGGATTTACATCTATTTCAGACTGTGGTATTGCCAAAATCGTGCGATAATCCTGATAACTCGGAGATATAAGATCGGTGTTGTTCAAGAAATGATATCCACCCTTACGAGTTACCGTAATCCCTAAACGCATGATGTCATAAAAACGATGACCTTCCATCACCAATTCTTTGCGTCTTTCTTTCAAGACCAATGCTTCGGTAGCAGTCACATCTGAAGCGGAAGGAATAGCACGTTTGATGATCGCATTCAAGTATTTATTTGCACTAGCCTGATCAGCAGAAGATTTTTTCAATGCAGCTTCAGCAGCAATCAAATAAATATCTGACAGACGGATTACACGAATATTGTTTACGGCCGTTTTACCATTGATCCCTGGATATTTGTTCATGTAAGTACGTCCTTCGACTGATGCTGCAGTTAGCAAATTACGACGGATGTCATCCGGGTTCTCGTTGATAAGATCTTCAAATTCTTTCGTGTTGGAAACAGCAGCATATCCTTTAGGATCGACTACATATCCAAACATTTCACGATCACCGGCATCCAAATCCGAAATTTCCAGATCGAATACGGATTCCGAAGAGTATCTTCCAGACCATGCTGCAACATAGTCTTCTGTTTTCAGCAAAGAATACGGAGAATTTTTGATTACATCTTCTGCATAAGAAAAAGCTTTATCCCAATCTCTTTTATATAGATTGACACGTGCCAGTAAACCTTTTACGGCCCAACTGTTGAAACGTCCGTCTTTTACTTCCGTCCCGATACATTTCAACGCTTCCTCCAAGTCGTTGATGACCATATCATACCCTTCTGCAACAGTTGAGCGACTGGGAAGATCATCTGCGCTCAAAACATTTTTTACCAATACTACACCCGGAGTAGCTCCATTTTCTACAAAATAAGGCTTTCCGTATGTAATCAGAAGGTTGAAGTGACATAAAGCACGAAGAGCTAAGGCTTCTCCTTTTGCATTATTAAGTTCATCTCCTGCAGGAAGGTCTCCTGTTTCAATTGCATTCAGCAATACATTCGCACGGTTGATAACGGCATACGGATAGCTCCATAAATTTTCCGGCGAGTTATTCTGACGGTGTATGAAACGATAATAAGTGTCGGTTCTTAACCCCCCGGAAGAGATTGTCTGTACGTCTTCACCCCCCACTTCGGCGCGTGATACAAAATCACAACCATAATAGTTGGCACTCTTTAAACTGTAGTATGTTCCGTTAAGTGCTGTTTCCACATCTTGTAAAGTCGTGATAGCATCTGTGCTGACCAATGAATCTGAAGGGAAAGTTTCCAGATATCCATCACAAGATGTAAATGTCACTGAAGCTATTGCTACAGCAGCAAATATAGATTTTATATTTAGTCTATTCATCATTGTTATTATTTATAGTAAAACGAATTCCGGATTACAATCCGATTTCAATACCAAATGTTACTGATTTCAAGTTCGGTAATGCCCAAGTGGCCACACCATTGACCGGCTGTTCCGGATCAATATTCTTATAGGCGGCCCATGTCAGCAGGTTGTTACCGGAAGCGAAGATTCTGACATTTCTCATTCCAGCAGCCTGCATCCATTTTGACGGCAAATTATAAGATAATGTTACAGTCTTCAGGCGGAGATGGTTTGAACTCTTCATATGACGGGAACTTCCGTAACGAGCATATTGATAGCTATTGATACGTCTCGGAACATCTGTAATGTCACCCGGTTTTTGCCATCTGTCCAACTGCTGGATACCAATGGATTGATATGCAGTTTCACCATCTGTATCTGTGTACAGCAGTGCAGGATCATCCATGATATGTCCACCTAAAGAGAATGAAAATAAGGCGCTTAAATCCAATCCCTTCCAAGAAAGGTTATTTCTCCATCCTCCGGTTACTTTAGGATCCGGTTTTCCGATAATAACACGTTGAGCCTGTGACGGATCTTTAGTCAATCCACGATTGATGGTTCCATCTTCGTTTTCAGTGTTCAATACCCACTGTTCTTCACCCGTTTGAGGATCAACGCCAGCCCATTCACGGCTCCACCAAGAATAATAAGATTCACCTTCTCTCAAGATGGAAGTTCCGCTAATGATGTCTTTTCCTCCATACAGTTTGCTGATCTTGTTTTTGTTATGAGATAGAACTATACCTGTAGACCATTTTACTGCTGTTTCATTGAATACGTCATAGTTCATATCCAATTCAATACCACGGTTATTCATGGCTCCTACGTTTTTCAATGTATTATTGAAACCAGTAGTCATTGAGACCGGAACATCTTGCAACAAGTCTTTTGTTTCACGATTATAGAAATCGAATGCTACACTTAAACGGCCGAACAGTCTGGCATCGAAACCGATATTGAAGTTCTCATTCTTTTCCCATCCCAGATCCGGATTAGGAATAGTCGTAGGAGCAGATCCCGGTTGATCCTGATAGTTAAAGCCATAACCGAACAAACTCAAATGTGAATAGAACTTAGAGGGTAAAGTACCATTTATACCATAAGAAACTCTTAGCTTCAAGTCATCAACATAAGTCAAATTTTTCATGAAAGCTTCCTGGCTCAATCTCCAAGCAGCAGAAACAGACCAGAAGTTACCCCAACGTGTGTTTGCTCCTAATCTTGAGCTACCATCACGGCGGTAATTTGCAGAAATGTAATATTTGTCGTCATAATCGTAATTTATACGAGAAAGCAAAGATAACAGATGATCTTCGCTATATCCGGATGAGGCTGTCATCGGTTCCGACGTATTACCAAGTTCTGGTAATTTATCGTGCGGATAGTTGGCGCCGACTGCTTGGACAAATTGTTCTTTTCTGTCGTCAACATCCCATCCGAGCAAAACATCCAGATTGTGCTTGTCGGCAAATGTGTTGGTATAATTCAATACCGTTGATGAATAGATGTTGTGGTGCTGATATGGATATTTGATCATCAAACCATTGTAAGCCTCACCGTTATTCGAATTCATCGGCCAGTAAGTTGTTGACTGGTTGTCGATAAAGTCATAGCTTATTGTTTCCTTGATTGTCAGCCCTTCGATTATTTTATAAGAAGCCCATAAGGAGTTGGTACTTCTAAGCACTTCGGATGTATTTTTATCCAATCCTTGATCCCTTAATGGGTTAGGCACATTTAATTGATCCAAGGGAAAACCTTCATAAAATGAACCGTCCTCATTATAAATAGGAAGGTTAGGGATTGCATACCAGTTTTTAACGAAATAGGCATTGGCATAAGCCGTTCCTTCCGAAGCCATTTCTGATTTTTGTTTTGAGAATGAGATATTAGCTCCCATCTGCATTTTCCCATCTTTTGATTTATGGGTTACGTTTACTCTACCGGTAAATCCTTCCATACCGGTGGTATTAATCATACCGTCTTCCGTTTTGTAGTTCAATGAAGCGAAGAAATTTGTCAGTTCACTACCTCCCTGTGCTGAAAACTCATAATTCTGGTTGAATGCACTTTTCTTGAATAATGCATCTTCCCAGTTTGAATAGTGATCTCTTAAAGGAGCGAAAGTATCTGCACCTTCTTGTGCGTAAGCTCTTGCTTCTTCTTCTGACATATCTTTGTATAAAATACCTTCATTGTAATATGCTTCATAGGTAAGTTCGTGCTGCTGTTCCCCTGAAACAGTTTCCCTGTTTTTAACAGCCCAGTCGGAAAAACCCCAGTTCGCTTTAAAATTGATCTGAGTTTTGCCTTCCTTACCTCTTTTCGTTGTAATAAGAATTACACCATTTGCAGCACGTGAACCATACAAAGAAGCAGCCGCAGCATCTTTCAAAACCGTGATATTTTCAATGTCGCTCGGATTGATTGAAGACATGATATTGAAAGCTTTTGAGTCATTACTTACTCCAGATACAGCAATATCTCCGGAAATAACCGGTACACCATCGATTACATAAAGAGGTTCATTTGTGGCGTTCATAGAACCTGTTCCACGAATACGAATGCTTAAACCTGCACCAGGCTGTCCACTGCTCGAATTTACGGTCAGACCAGTTGTTGCGCCTTGCAAGGCTTGTTCAAAAGATGTAACAGGTACATCTTTTAATACTTTTTCCGCATTTACTGATGAAGCGGCTCCGGTAAAAGATGATTTCTTAGCAGTACCATACGCAACAACCATCACTTCGTCAAGCATTTGGTTATCTGCTGCCAACACAACATGTAATGTCGGTTTGATGCCGATTTCCTGAGATTTCATACCTACAAAAGAAACTACCAGAGTCTTTGCAGAACTTGATAATCTATCAATTGGGTGATTATCAATATGTTATTTATTGTCTTTTAAAGACTGGTTGTGGAAGGACTATCAAATTGTTATCTTGTTAATGCTTAATATTAGCACATACCTGTTACTTTTAGACATTAGCGAGAATTCTTTTTACAAAATAAAGACTTAAGTTGTCTTTTGATGGAATAATTAGCCATTTATTAACATGTATATAAGAAAATGTAATTTGTAAATCTGTCATTTACATTAAGCAATGTGGAATAAATTTTATAAGAACAATGCAAAAATGTAATAATAATTTTTTAACAACTAGGTAAACTAATCGTTTCATGGGATCACATAATTAACAAAAGATTCATGTAAGTAAACGATATTTTAGATGATTTCATATAACAAAGTATCGCCTCCTTTAAAATTACTACTTATTACCTATACGTAAATACCGTTTTTGGACGTTATGTAGGGTACTATGTATTTGCGATAGGTAGTACTACATACGAATAATATGATGTATGTCTTGAATTAGTTTACTATGACTTTCGGAATAGTTTATGCTATGTTACGGATCAGTTATCCTAAGAGAGCAGGTAGATTCCGGGTAATGTGTCTACAGTCTTTAATTATTTTCTACCCTTGTAGACCCGAGGCGTTTTTTCACCCTTCAGAATTGTCCAAAAACGGTATTTAGGCGAGAGGTTAAAAATAGATAATTTTAAAGGAGGCGAAATCAAGGAGATTTCATGAGAGATCAATCTAAAATATCGATTTTAATTATTTTCATCCCCAGGCGTTTTTTTTTTGTCCAAAAAAGGCGAGAGGTTTTGAAGCACTTACTTCAGCAAATTTCCTGTTGTCAAAGGAGCGATTTCAAATAGATTTGTCCT from Parabacteroides merdae ATCC 43184 includes the following:
- a CDS encoding RagB/SusD family nutrient uptake outer membrane protein, which codes for MKKIFKYMIVGLVACTTLSSCLESSLDTNPTDSMSGSGLLANANAALVPLNGLYRSMYSAWSPTDNTHQCFGISAYNLMADVMGEDMIMAAMGSGWFWYDCLYNVKSRYTATTWRSYDLWNCYYTWISNANYILDAEETMAGTETEVNYIMGQAYAIRAYSYFMLAQSFARTYKGHEGEPCCPIYVEPTVAGTEGKPRSTVQETYAQIMNDINKAVERLNGTTRKHISHIDYATALGLQARIALVMEDWATAKKSSEEAIAVSKCTIAKVSEFKGLNSVSAPNVMWGAEIISDQSGMYAGLFTHMDADADKYGAKARKQINKDLYGKMGTEDERLVWWNPKDANNKDGGYQQEKFKFSDIQTWMGDYVWMRIEEMYLIAAEAECRLGNDAGAREYLMDLMSKRDASYSCAQKSGTSMGKLTSDYTGSLLEEIIIQRRIELWGEFGRIYDIRRLKQGFKRTAEMGWPTDALLVNRNANDPESYMWVLTIPQTEFDGNSSLDQTKDQNPVGDTK
- a CDS encoding SusC/RagA family TonB-linked outer membrane protein; translation: MKSQEVGIKPKVNVVLEGDNQMLDEVMVVAYGTAKKSSFTGSASTISNEKLELRPITNLTKGLEGQATGLLTTSGSGQPGEDASIVIRGYGSINASQDPLYVVDGIPFDGSLSSINPSDIESMTVLKDASAGALYGARGANGVVMITTKQGKEGKAQVTWRSTVGWASRAIQPYDMVDQKEFVQLTYEALRNGYVFNSGYSWEQAQQMARAGLSANLGGELYNPFKNYTWDNLINPETGMVQADAVSAWNERWMDAVQRDNAFRQEHQLSVNGGSEKTKYMFSLGYLNEDGILINTGFQRYNARVNVNSNITDWFKANMNASLSNSVQDYSDYDGSSTSNVWYSAQFVSPLFPVYVKGLDGKNVLGEDGKPQLDYGENGRPGSYTDYNPVGGLTDDKSNKKNDVASLRTGVTFGSDKDNFGVFKGIKLNVNFGLDYRNQSRMSYMNMYHGNQATAGGLLTKYNTRMQSYTFNQLLSWNRSFGLHSFDVLAGHEFYAYSHEYLKAGKTNLVDGILELRPGTTLYAADSYTDKYRIESWLGRFNYNYDEKYYFSASLRTDGSSRFHKDHRWGTFWSIGGNWRISKEAFMEDVKWIDNLSLKLSYGQQGNDNILNSDKTSNYYLWQSLYDLDWPNSNQIGGMVSSLENQVVSWEKNGNLNVGVEATFLGSRLSVNAEYYNRKTVDMLLSYPMATSTGFNGYNANVGDMRNSGFEFEIRGTAIRTDDFVWNISWMGSTVKNKVLKLTNTAPEIIKGVYSIKEGMPINTFYMAKSAGVDPATGAQLYWVYDKDENGNIINERISDDYSKASTSKYYQGNRIPDLYGSIGTDFSYKGFDLSVLTSYSIGGKIYDSLYTGSMNAQYATNTWNKHQLRRWQKPGDITDVPRVEINGAYTTTDRFLINASYFAIKNITLGYSLPKDWMRKAKLGNVRVFGSIDNLALFSHLKGMDPQYNFKGETDYSYTPNKTYSFGVEINF
- a CDS encoding AAA family ATPase, with translation MEAPFVYGRIADDLNFTDRKNEVALLTQNFKNLINTVIISPRRWGKTSLVNKCAKLLSEENKNTLVCQVDIFNCRTEEQFYTAYANALMRVSTSAWEEFVAGVKKYLSRMAPTVSLSEGSQSYELSFGIGFKDNRLSYDEILDLPQQIAKDKGKKIIVCIDEFQNINEYEDSLAFQRKLRAHWQTHTSVCYCLYGSKRHMLLSIFNDYSMPFYKFGDILFLQKIERKDWVAFISQRFADTGKQISDELSGMIADKMKNHPYYTQQLSQQTWLRTSKECSEAIVNEAFNSLIGQLSLLFTNIIDSLTSRQISFLIAVADGVVNFSSKDILKHYQLGTSANIKNLKKATLEKDLIDILPGNTIEIQDPAFEYWLKNVYQNPAR
- a CDS encoding RagB/SusD family nutrient uptake outer membrane protein — protein: MMNRLNIKSIFAAVAIASVTFTSCDGYLETFPSDSLVSTDAITTLQDVETALNGTYYSLKSANYYGCDFVSRAEVGGEDVQTISSGGLRTDTYYRFIHRQNNSPENLWSYPYAVINRANVLLNAIETGDLPAGDELNNAKGEALALRALCHFNLLITYGKPYFVENGATPGVVLVKNVLSADDLPSRSTVAEGYDMVINDLEEALKCIGTEVKDGRFNSWAVKGLLARVNLYKRDWDKAFSYAEDVIKNSPYSLLKTEDYVAAWSGRYSSESVFDLEISDLDAGDREMFGYVVDPKGYAAVSNTKEFEDLINENPDDIRRNLLTAASVEGRTYMNKYPGINGKTAVNNIRVIRLSDIYLIAAEAALKKSSADQASANKYLNAIIKRAIPSASDVTATEALVLKERRKELVMEGHRFYDIMRLGITVTRKGGYHFLNNTDLISPSYQDYRTILAIPQSEIDVNPNIKQNEGYF
- a CDS encoding SusC/RagA family TonB-linked outer membrane protein → MKSQEIGIKPTLHVVLAADNQMLDEVMVVAYGTAKKSSFTGAASSVNAEKVLKDVPVTSFEQALQGATTGLTVNSSSGQPGAGLSIRIRGTGSMNATNEPLYVIDGVPVISGDIAVSGVSNDSKAFNIMSSINPSDIENITVLKDAAAASLYGSRAANGVILITTKRGKEGKTQINFKANWGFSDWAVKNRETVSGEQQHELTYEAYYNEGILYKDMSEEEARAYAQEGADTFAPLRDHYSNWEDALFKKSAFNQNYEFSAQGGSELTNFFASLNYKTEDGMINTTGMEGFTGRVNVTHKSKDGKMQMGANISFSKQKSEMASEGTAYANAYFVKNWYAIPNLPIYNEDGSFYEGFPLDQLNVPNPLRDQGLDKNTSEVLRSTNSLWASYKIIEGLTIKETISYDFIDNQSTTYWPMNSNNGEAYNGLMIKYPYQHHNIYSSTVLNYTNTFADKHNLDVLLGWDVDDRKEQFVQAVGANYPHDKLPELGNTSEPMTASSGYSEDHLLSLLSRINYDYDDKYYISANYRRDGSSRLGANTRWGNFWSVSAAWRLSQEAFMKNLTYVDDLKLRVSYGINGTLPSKFYSHLSLFGYGFNYQDQPGSAPTTIPNPDLGWEKNENFNIGFDARLFGRLSVAFDFYNRETKDLLQDVPVSMTTGFNNTLKNVGAMNNRGIELDMNYDVFNETAVKWSTGIVLSHNKNKISKLYGGKDIISGTSILREGESYYSWWSREWAGVDPQTGEEQWVLNTENEDGTINRGLTKDPSQAQRVIIGKPDPKVTGGWRNNLSWKGLDLSALFSFSLGGHIMDDPALLYTDTDGETAYQSIGIQQLDRWQKPGDITDVPRRINSYQYARYGSSRHMKSSNHLRLKTVTLSYNLPSKWMQAAGMRNVRIFASGNNLLTWAAYKNIDPEQPVNGVATWALPNLKSVTFGIEIGL